From Crassaminicella indica, one genomic window encodes:
- the cobD gene encoding threonine-phosphate decarboxylase CobD translates to MKKVKHGGNIYEIAEKLGIKMEEIIDFSANINPLGVPKRFKEALIKNIDSIENYPDPEYHQLIQAIAEKYHIPREYITVGNGATEVIFSMISSLKPKKSMLIAPTFGEYERALVRAGSNIQYYNLKEENDFAVEQDILKVIDESFDLVILCNPNNPTSQLIEKNIMVKILKHCRKNNVYLMLDEAFIDFVDEPKKETMLLYIKEYKNLFIIKALTKFYAIPGLRIGYGITSNCRLLKSMNDHKEPWTINSYAAMAGMVLKDQIYINKSREWIISERKAFFNELKKINKIKVYKPNGNYILFKLLEHKTDLKEALLKNKILIRSCSNYKNLDHSFYRIAIKDKKSNEIFIKALKEVLYEG, encoded by the coding sequence ATGAAAAAAGTAAAACATGGTGGAAATATATATGAAATTGCAGAAAAATTAGGGATAAAAATGGAAGAAATTATTGATTTTAGTGCAAATATAAATCCCCTTGGTGTACCTAAGAGATTTAAAGAAGCTTTGATTAAAAATATAGATAGTATTGAAAATTATCCTGATCCGGAATATCATCAGTTAATTCAAGCAATAGCAGAGAAATATCATATACCTAGAGAATATATAACTGTTGGAAATGGTGCAACGGAAGTTATATTTTCAATGATTTCAAGCTTAAAACCAAAGAAAAGCATGCTCATTGCTCCTACTTTTGGAGAATATGAGCGAGCGTTGGTACGAGCAGGAAGTAATATACAGTATTATAATTTAAAGGAAGAAAATGATTTTGCAGTGGAGCAGGATATTTTAAAAGTTATTGATGAAAGCTTTGATTTAGTAATTCTTTGCAATCCAAATAACCCAACAAGTCAATTAATCGAAAAAAATATAATGGTAAAGATTTTAAAGCATTGTAGGAAAAATAATGTTTATCTTATGCTTGATGAAGCTTTTATTGATTTTGTAGATGAACCCAAAAAGGAAACAATGCTTTTGTATATAAAAGAATATAAAAATCTCTTTATTATTAAAGCATTAACAAAGTTTTATGCTATTCCAGGTCTGAGAATTGGTTATGGCATTACCTCTAACTGTAGATTATTAAAAAGCATGAATGATCATAAAGAGCCTTGGACGATTAATAGTTATGCAGCTATGGCGGGAATGGTTTTAAAGGATCAAATATATATCAATAAAAGTAGAGAATGGATTATATCAGAAAGAAAAGCTTTTTTTAATGAATTAAAAAAAATCAATAAGATTAAAGTGTACAAGCCTAATGGGAATTATATATTATTTAAGCTTTTAGAACATAAAACGGATTTAAAAGAAGCACTTTTAAAAAATAAAATATTGATAAGAAGCTGTAGCAATTATAAAAATTTAGATCATTCATTTTATAGAATAGCGATCAAAGATAAAAAATCAAATGAAATTTTTATAAAAGCATTAAAAGAGGTACTATATGAAGGTTAA
- a CDS encoding cobalamin biosynthesis protein, translated as MKVKGICPASCGELLQGIIGKGEKLISYPINIYSSVTVEEKKAPVRDPKFKKAINAMYKTIDYFGLHKSVGDTLSIKVDSNIPIEKGMASSTADIAATVAVTAKLIGKEISLDELAKICTQIEPTDSTIFHTLTLFDHLNGVRINSFDWDLNLDILILESQESLNTQVFRRKDYSCLRAINKPKVEKAYEIFKLGYEKRDPSLLGKAATISALANQNILYKEKLEEIVDISLKLGCYGVNVAHSGTVLGIIFEKNKIHRAELVDRLQEKGVYEYYYKYYFAKMVKGGVSIVSED; from the coding sequence ATGAAGGTTAAAGGGATTTGTCCAGCTTCTTGCGGAGAACTTTTGCAAGGAATCATTGGAAAGGGAGAAAAATTAATATCTTATCCAATAAATATTTATTCATCTGTAACAGTAGAGGAAAAAAAAGCTCCAGTTAGAGATCCAAAATTTAAAAAAGCTATAAATGCTATGTATAAAACAATTGATTACTTTGGTTTGCATAAAAGTGTTGGAGATACCTTATCAATTAAAGTAGATTCTAATATACCTATTGAGAAGGGAATGGCAAGCAGTACAGCAGATATTGCAGCAACGGTAGCAGTAACAGCAAAATTAATAGGAAAAGAAATATCTTTAGATGAATTAGCAAAGATTTGTACACAAATTGAACCAACAGATAGTACAATATTTCATACATTAACTCTTTTTGATCATTTAAATGGAGTAAGGATAAATAGCTTTGATTGGGATCTAAACTTAGATATATTGATTTTAGAATCACAGGAAAGCTTAAATACGCAAGTTTTTAGAAGGAAGGATTATAGCTGTTTAAGAGCGATTAATAAACCTAAAGTGGAAAAAGCTTATGAAATATTTAAATTAGGCTATGAAAAAAGAGATCCTTCACTTTTAGGAAAAGCAGCGACAATTAGTGCATTAGCAAATCAAAACATTTTATATAAAGAAAAGCTTGAAGAGATTGTAGATATTTCTTTAAAGCTTGGATGCTATGGTGTAAATGTTGCTCACAGTGGTACAGTACTTGGCATTATTTTTGAAAAAAATAAAATACATAGAGCAGAATTAGTGGATAGATTGCAGGAAAAAGGAGTTTATGAATATTATTATAAATATTATTTTGCGAAGATGGTAAAGGGTGGCGTAAGCATAGTATCGGAAGATTAG
- a CDS encoding precorrin-8X methylmutase: MSDYIKVPHLIEERSFEIITEELGDKTFPEDIAKIVKRVIHTTADFQYAEILVVSEDAINSAKKAIKSGGHIVTDTKMAMSGINKKKLSEYGGEVHCFISDEDVAKTAKEKGTTRAMAAMEKAIKDEKNKIFVIGNAPTALFKLKQFIEEGKVKPDLVVGVPVGFVGAAESKEEFEKLNVPYIVTRGRKGGSTVAAAIVNAILYML; this comes from the coding sequence ATGAGTGATTATATAAAGGTTCCACATTTAATTGAAGAGAGAAGCTTTGAAATTATCACAGAAGAATTAGGAGATAAAACTTTTCCAGAGGATATAGCAAAAATCGTAAAGCGTGTGATTCATACTACGGCAGATTTTCAATATGCAGAGATTTTAGTTGTTTCAGAAGATGCTATTAACTCTGCAAAAAAGGCAATAAAATCAGGTGGACATATAGTGACAGATACAAAAATGGCAATGTCAGGAATTAATAAGAAAAAGCTTTCAGAATATGGAGGAGAGGTGCATTGCTTTATATCAGATGAAGATGTAGCAAAAACAGCAAAAGAAAAAGGAACAACAAGAGCAATGGCAGCAATGGAAAAGGCGATAAAAGATGAAAAGAACAAAATATTTGTCATAGGCAATGCGCCTACTGCTTTATTTAAATTAAAACAATTTATTGAAGAAGGAAAGGTAAAGCCGGATTTAGTAGTAGGTGTACCTGTAGGATTTGTTGGAGCTGCTGAGTCTAAGGAAGAATTTGAAAAATTAAATGTTCCATATATTGTTACAAGGGGGCGTAAAGGAGGAAGCACTGTAGCAGCTGCTATTGTGAATGCTATTTTGTATATGCTGTAG
- the cbiD gene encoding cobalt-precorrin-5B (C(1))-methyltransferase CbiD has translation MVDRYIVKNGKKMRYGYTTGSCAAAASKAAAIMALTKKKMNFVRIDTPKGWKLDIEIKEYNIGKGFAICSVEKDGGDDPDNTHGILITSRVDIIDEPRIEIKGGKGVGIVTKPGLAVAPGNPAINPVPQRMIQKEVLEVLPKNKGAIITISVPKGEEIAKKTFNPKLGIVGGISILGTSGIVVPMSEEAFKESLAIELKMAVQEGIKKLILVPGNYGRDLAVKHYQFNEKHIIKTSNFIGFMLEQCIANEIKKVLMIGHIGKFVKLSGGIFHTHSKVADGRIEIIASNLALLGASTKVIEELFECVTTEAAIKIIEENGYERVFEVLCNKAENRCKSRAYDQLEVGIIMFSMDQKILGVGDRAKKLLEEFKNA, from the coding sequence ATGGTGGATAGATATATTGTAAAGAACGGAAAGAAAATGCGATATGGATATACAACAGGATCATGTGCTGCTGCTGCCTCAAAGGCTGCTGCTATTATGGCTTTGACAAAAAAGAAGATGAATTTTGTTAGGATTGATACACCAAAGGGTTGGAAGCTTGATATAGAAATAAAAGAATATAATATAGGAAAAGGTTTTGCTATTTGTTCTGTTGAAAAAGATGGTGGAGATGATCCTGATAATACCCACGGGATTTTGATAACCTCTAGAGTTGATATTATTGATGAACCACGGATTGAGATTAAAGGGGGAAAAGGAGTAGGGATTGTTACAAAACCAGGACTAGCTGTAGCTCCTGGAAATCCTGCTATTAATCCTGTTCCCCAAAGGATGATTCAAAAAGAAGTATTAGAGGTTTTACCCAAAAATAAGGGAGCAATCATTACTATATCTGTTCCTAAAGGGGAAGAGATTGCAAAGAAAACCTTTAATCCCAAACTAGGAATTGTAGGTGGAATTTCTATTCTTGGAACATCTGGTATTGTTGTACCTATGTCAGAGGAAGCATTTAAGGAATCTCTAGCCATTGAGCTAAAAATGGCTGTACAAGAAGGAATAAAAAAACTAATTTTAGTGCCAGGAAATTATGGAAGAGATTTAGCTGTAAAGCACTATCAATTTAATGAAAAGCATATTATAAAAACTAGTAATTTTATAGGCTTTATGCTTGAACAATGTATAGCAAATGAGATAAAGAAAGTACTCATGATTGGACATATTGGAAAGTTTGTAAAGCTTTCTGGAGGGATTTTTCATACTCACAGTAAAGTGGCAGATGGAAGAATAGAAATTATAGCATCGAATTTGGCTCTTTTAGGAGCTTCTACAAAAGTTATTGAGGAATTATTTGAATGTGTTACAACGGAAGCTGCCATCAAAATTATAGAAGAAAATGGATATGAAAGAGTGTTTGAAGTTTTATGTAATAAAGCAGAAAATAGGTGTAAAAGTAGAGCTTATGATCAATTAGAGGTTGGCATTATTATGTTTTCTATGGATCAGAAGATTTTAGGGGTAGGAGATAGAGCAAAAAAATTGTTGGAGGAATTTAAAAATGCATAA
- the cbiE gene encoding precorrin-6y C5,15-methyltransferase (decarboxylating) subunit CbiE: MHKVYVLGMGPGSKEYILPVTTAIIKSCDVLIGGKRNLQYFEHLNKETFYIGSNLDKLIKYTKENRYDKKIAYLLSGDTGFYSMLNFLKKHFRTSELEVIPGISSYQYLAAKIKESWHDAFIGSLHGRTFDFIETIKKHKKVILLTDYKYSPKEIARKLVENKISGKLMVIGENLSYDHEKITKGKPEEIINMPDFGMSVVVIKDEMDL, from the coding sequence ATGCATAAGGTGTATGTTCTCGGTATGGGGCCTGGAAGCAAAGAATATATACTGCCGGTTACAACAGCAATTATAAAAAGTTGTGATGTTTTAATAGGTGGAAAAAGAAATTTACAGTATTTTGAACATCTTAATAAAGAAACCTTTTATATTGGATCAAATTTAGATAAGCTAATAAAATATACGAAGGAAAATAGATATGATAAAAAAATTGCTTATTTGCTTTCAGGTGATACAGGCTTTTACAGTATGCTTAATTTTTTAAAGAAGCACTTTAGAACAAGTGAATTAGAGGTTATTCCGGGAATTAGCTCTTATCAGTATTTAGCAGCAAAAATTAAAGAATCATGGCATGATGCATTTATTGGAAGCTTGCATGGAAGGACCTTTGATTTTATAGAGACGATAAAAAAACATAAAAAAGTTATATTACTTACAGATTATAAATATTCTCCTAAGGAGATTGCGAGGAAATTAGTCGAAAATAAAATAAGCGGAAAGCTTATGGTTATAGGAGAAAATCTTTCTTATGATCATGAGAAAATTACTAAGGGAAAGCCTGAAGAAATTATAAACATGCCAGACTTTGGCATGTCAGTGGTGGTGATAAAGGATGAAATGGACTTATAA
- the cbiT gene encoding precorrin-6Y C5,15-methyltransferase (decarboxylating) subunit CbiT codes for MKWTYKTPGIPDELFIRGKVPMTKEEVRAVTLSKLRLEEHSTMIDVGAGTGSIAIEAAHICTKGRVIAIERNIEGIELIKANSEKFEVDLKIIHGKASEKLKELDSFDRVMIGGSGGELEKIINICYDKLKENGICVINCITIETLYEAIENLKKNGFCDIDVISVNIARGKALGRYTLMEGLNPIYIISGIKNKGRQ; via the coding sequence ATGAAATGGACTTATAAAACGCCAGGAATACCTGATGAATTATTTATTAGAGGAAAAGTTCCTATGACAAAGGAAGAAGTAAGAGCTGTAACTTTATCTAAGCTGAGATTAGAAGAGCATTCTACTATGATAGATGTGGGAGCAGGTACAGGATCTATTGCTATTGAAGCTGCTCATATTTGTACAAAGGGTAGAGTAATTGCTATTGAAAGAAATATAGAAGGTATAGAATTAATCAAAGCAAATAGTGAAAAATTTGAAGTTGATTTAAAAATTATTCACGGCAAAGCATCAGAAAAGTTAAAGGAATTAGATTCCTTTGATAGAGTTATGATTGGTGGTAGTGGAGGAGAATTAGAAAAAATCATTAATATTTGCTATGACAAATTAAAAGAAAATGGTATATGTGTTATAAATTGTATAACAATAGAAACTTTATATGAAGCTATTGAAAATCTTAAAAAAAATGGATTTTGCGATATAGATGTGATATCAGTGAATATTGCTAGAGGAAAAGCTTTAGGAAGATATACGCTAATGGAAGGTTTAAATCCTATATATATTATTTCAGGGATAAAAAACAAAGGGAGGCAATAA
- the cobM gene encoding precorrin-4 C(11)-methyltransferase encodes MVYFIGAGPGDPDLITVKGKKIIEEADVIIYAGSLVNKEIIDCKKDTAVVYNSASMTLEEVIKVMEKAVKDEKLVARVHTGDPSIYGAIREQIDILEEKGISYKVIPGVSSFVGAAAAINKEFTLPGVTQTVILTRMEGRTPVPEKESLEKLAEHKASMCIFLSVHMIEEVVKRLLTHYPLSTPIAVIQKATWDDQKVVIGTLENITQKVKESEINKTAQILVGDFLGNEYEYSKLYDKTFSHEFRTAK; translated from the coding sequence ATGGTATATTTTATTGGAGCAGGTCCAGGAGACCCTGATTTGATTACGGTAAAAGGAAAGAAAATTATTGAAGAGGCTGATGTAATTATTTATGCAGGTTCTCTTGTAAATAAGGAGATCATTGATTGTAAAAAAGATACGGCAGTTGTATATAATAGTGCTTCAATGACATTAGAAGAAGTAATTAAAGTAATGGAAAAAGCAGTAAAAGACGAGAAACTCGTAGCTAGAGTGCATACAGGAGATCCAAGTATTTATGGAGCTATAAGAGAGCAGATAGATATATTGGAAGAAAAGGGAATTAGTTATAAGGTGATCCCAGGAGTAAGCTCTTTTGTTGGAGCGGCAGCGGCTATAAATAAGGAGTTTACTTTGCCAGGAGTTACCCAAACAGTTATTTTAACAAGGATGGAAGGAAGAACGCCTGTTCCTGAAAAAGAAAGCCTTGAAAAATTAGCTGAGCATAAAGCATCTATGTGTATATTTTTATCAGTACATATGATAGAAGAAGTAGTAAAAAGGCTTTTAACCCATTATCCTTTATCAACACCTATTGCAGTGATTCAAAAGGCTACTTGGGATGATCAAAAAGTTGTAATTGGTACATTAGAAAATATTACACAAAAAGTAAAAGAATCTGAGATTAATAAAACAGCTCAAATTTTAGTAGGGGATTTCCTGGGAAATGAGTACGAGTACTCTAAGCTTTATGATAAGACATTCAGTCATGAATTTAGGACTGCAAAATAA
- the cbiG gene encoding cobalt-precorrin 5A hydrolase produces MNKAIITLTKGGMKLGLKLLNSIDQAVLYVHPRFYMECENIKKIDGKMTEFIGKIFHKYRCLIFIMSTGIVVRAIAPYIQDKKTDPAVIVLDERARNVISLLSGHIGGANDYTKKIAKMINANPVITTASDVNESIAVDTLAMELDCEIEDFYDATKVTAHIVNGEKVGLISDIFIDKEMPLNIIKVDKENIDDKFKGLIYISEKNINKPIGIDCVVLRPKNIILGIGCRRGKTEEEIINAVEDTLNILKLSKKSIKHITTVDVKKNEEGLIKAAKVLKVPLIIVDRKDIKKVESQFEQSEFVKKQIGVGAVCEPAAFLTSKAGKMLQKKKGYDGITIAVFREGE; encoded by the coding sequence ATGAATAAAGCAATTATTACATTAACAAAGGGTGGTATGAAGCTTGGCTTAAAGTTACTTAATTCTATAGACCAAGCTGTTTTATATGTACATCCGAGGTTTTATATGGAGTGTGAAAATATAAAAAAAATTGATGGGAAGATGACTGAATTTATAGGAAAAATATTCCATAAATATAGATGTTTGATTTTTATTATGTCTACAGGAATTGTAGTAAGAGCTATTGCTCCTTATATTCAAGATAAAAAAACAGATCCTGCTGTAATTGTATTAGATGAAAGAGCAAGAAATGTAATCAGTCTTTTATCTGGACATATAGGAGGTGCAAATGACTACACAAAAAAAATTGCAAAAATGATCAATGCAAATCCTGTAATTACGACTGCTTCAGATGTGAATGAATCTATAGCAGTAGATACGTTAGCAATGGAATTAGATTGTGAGATAGAAGATTTTTATGATGCAACGAAGGTAACAGCCCATATTGTAAATGGCGAAAAGGTTGGACTTATTTCAGATATTTTTATAGATAAAGAGATGCCACTTAATATCATAAAAGTTGACAAAGAGAATATAGATGATAAATTTAAAGGTCTTATTTACATATCAGAAAAAAATATCAATAAGCCTATAGGAATAGATTGTGTAGTACTTAGACCTAAAAATATTATTTTGGGTATTGGATGTAGGCGTGGAAAAACAGAAGAAGAAATTATAAATGCTGTGGAGGATACTCTTAATATATTGAAGCTTTCAAAAAAATCTATAAAGCATATAACAACAGTAGATGTAAAAAAGAATGAAGAAGGACTAATAAAAGCAGCAAAAGTATTAAAAGTACCGTTAATAATAGTAGATCGAAAAGATATAAAGAAAGTAGAAAGTCAATTTGAACAATCAGAATTTGTAAAAAAACAAATAGGCGTTGGAGCAGTATGTGAGCCTGCTGCATTTTTAACTAGTAAAGCTGGAAAAATGCTTCAAAAAAAGAAGGGTTATGACGGTATAACAATAGCGGTGTTTAGAGAAGGTGAGTAG
- the hemA gene encoding glutamyl-tRNA reductase, giving the protein MEIVVVGINHKNSPIEIREKVSFSKSDLEKAYAVIKKSEHVKEAVILSTCNRSEITAVVTDVNEGIQYLKDFYFDFFHVEKNVLDMYFFVKYSDQAVKHVFQLAAGLESLVLGEDQILGQVRNAHEYALEKGCTSKILNKLYREVITTAKRIKRETSISQNSLSISSIAVKLIEDIFDDLKDKKVLVIGVGKMSRIAIENLIYKGVKEIYVTNRTVGHAVDLSERYREIRVVEFKERYSMISKVDIIITSTSAPHYILKNEEFKKNFYNGHRLCIVDIAMPRDVDPQIKNIEGISVYELDELKKVSLENMESRLKAAQDAIKIIIEECIQFENWYNCIPVFPVIEEIQEQSFYILESEIESLMKRLDKASQKDKELIELVMRSMAKKLIKRPILNLKRAGEDRKGKLYAKIASELFGANIYSCRKKGRQQNA; this is encoded by the coding sequence ATGGAAATTGTTGTAGTAGGGATAAATCATAAAAATTCTCCAATTGAAATCAGAGAAAAAGTTTCTTTTTCAAAAAGCGATTTAGAAAAGGCGTATGCTGTTATAAAAAAAAGTGAGCATGTGAAGGAAGCAGTTATTTTATCAACCTGTAACCGAAGTGAAATTACAGCTGTAGTTACAGATGTGAATGAAGGAATTCAGTATTTAAAGGATTTTTATTTTGATTTTTTTCATGTAGAAAAAAATGTGCTGGATATGTATTTTTTTGTAAAATATTCAGATCAAGCAGTAAAGCATGTGTTTCAATTAGCTGCAGGGCTTGAATCTTTGGTGCTAGGGGAGGACCAAATATTAGGACAAGTAAGAAATGCTCATGAATATGCATTGGAAAAAGGCTGTACATCAAAAATATTAAATAAATTATACAGAGAAGTTATTACAACGGCAAAGAGAATAAAAAGAGAGACATCAATATCACAAAATTCATTATCCATTAGTTCTATTGCTGTGAAATTGATTGAAGATATTTTTGATGATTTAAAGGACAAGAAGGTTTTGGTTATAGGTGTTGGTAAAATGAGCCGTATTGCTATAGAAAATTTAATATATAAAGGGGTAAAAGAAATATATGTAACAAATCGAACGGTAGGACATGCTGTTGATTTATCTGAAAGATACAGAGAGATTCGGGTTGTGGAATTTAAAGAGCGCTACAGTATGATTTCAAAAGTAGATATTATTATTACTTCGACAAGTGCGCCCCACTATATTTTAAAAAATGAAGAATTCAAAAAGAATTTCTATAATGGACATAGACTTTGTATTGTTGATATTGCAATGCCAAGAGATGTAGATCCTCAAATAAAAAACATAGAGGGGATATCTGTATATGAACTAGATGAACTAAAAAAAGTATCACTTGAAAATATGGAATCAAGACTTAAAGCTGCACAAGATGCAATAAAGATTATTATTGAAGAATGTATTCAATTCGAAAATTGGTATAATTGTATTCCTGTATTTCCAGTCATTGAAGAAATTCAAGAGCAAAGCTTTTATATATTAGAATCAGAAATAGAAAGCTTGATGAAAAGGCTTGATAAAGCTTCACAAAAGGATAAGGAACTTATTGAGCTTGTTATGAGAAGCATGGCGAAGAAATTAATTAAAAGACCTATTTTGAATCTAAAGAGAGCGGGAGAAGACAGAAAAGGGAAGTTGTATGCAAAAATTGCAAGCGAATTGTTTGGAGCAAATATATATAGCTGTAGGAAGAAAGGGAGGCAGCAGAATGCATAA